In Romeriopsis navalis LEGE 11480, a genomic segment contains:
- a CDS encoding helix-turn-helix domain-containing protein: MELRKRAGFTQQQLASELGKSVSTIAKWEAGRVPSWTPQEFSLIRTVLQCTYEELVEAFSPSKTESV, encoded by the coding sequence ATGGAGTTGCGTAAACGTGCTGGGTTTACTCAGCAGCAACTTGCTAGTGAGCTAGGAAAGTCTGTTTCGACTATTGCTAAGTGGGAAGCTGGGCGCGTTCCAAGTTGGACTCCTCAAGAGTTCAGTCTTATTCGAACGGTCTTGCAATGTACTTACGAAGAGTTAGTTGAAGCATTCTCTCCATCTAAAACAGAAAGCGTCTAG